The proteins below are encoded in one region of Methanosarcina barkeri 3:
- a CDS encoding transcriptional regulator FilR1 domain-containing protein: MIEYKKEIKSVFCSKASDFLVYESDLKPISMIITDKVFILSLLDKKGRLTTRFLIAFELQALKWGEELFMYYKERSKSVSSSLSIL, translated from the coding sequence TTGATCGAATATAAAAAAGAAATAAAAAGCGTTTTTTGTAGCAAGGCTTCTGATTTTTTGGTATATGAAAGTGACTTAAAACCCATATCAATGATTATAACTGATAAGGTATTTATTCTATCTCTACTGGATAAAAAAGGAAGATTAACGACTCGATTTCTAATTGCCTTTGAGCTTCAGGCTTTAAAATGGGGAGAGGAACTTTTCATGTATTATAAGGAAAGGTCAAAGTCCGTATCTTCATCTTTATCTATTTTATGA